The Myotis daubentonii chromosome 9, mMyoDau2.1, whole genome shotgun sequence genome has a segment encoding these proteins:
- the C9H11orf91 gene encoding uncharacterized protein C11orf91 homolog, translating into MPKGRRGRQSPTMSQRPAPPLYFPSLYDRGVSPSPLSDFNIWKKLFVPLKAGGPAGGRSLPQAPPAPMPLPPPPGLGPPSERPCPAPWPSGLASIPYEPLRFFYSPPPGPEVAASPLTPGPTPSRLVSASHPEELCELEIRIKELELLTITGDGFDSQRYKFLKALKDEKLQGLKTRQPGRKSASFS; encoded by the exons ATGCCGAAGGGGCGGCGCGGCCGCCAGAGCCCCACGATGAGCCagcggccggccccgcccctctaTTTCCCGTCCCTCTACGACCGCGGGGTCTCCCCGTCCCCGCTGAGCGACTTCAATATCTGGAAGAAGCTCTTCGTGCCGCTGAAGGCGGGCGGGCCGGCGGGGGGCCGGTCCCTGCCGCAGGCGCCCCCGGCCCCGATGCCCCTGCCGCCACCCCCGGGCCTGGGTCCCCCCAGCGAGCGGCCCTGCCCCGCGCCCTGGCCCTCTGGCCTGGCCTCCATCCCCTATGAGCCTCTGCGCTTCTTCTACTCGCCGCCGCCAGGGCCCGAGGTGGCTGCCTCGCCCCTGACCCCTGGCCCCACACCCTCCCGGCTCGTCTCCGCCTCCCACCCCGAGGAGTTGTGCGAACTGGAGATCCGCATTAAGGAGCTGGAGCTGCTCACCATCACTGGGGATGGCTTCGACTCCCAGCGCT ATAAGTTCTTGAAGGCGCTGAAAGATGAGAAGTTACAAGGACTGAAGACCAGGCAGCCTGGAAGGAAGTCAGCCTCTTTCTCCTGA